One part of the Ziziphus jujuba cultivar Dongzao chromosome 2, ASM3175591v1 genome encodes these proteins:
- the LOC112491744 gene encoding loganic acid O-methyltransferase-like: MGNLCGVLFVCLTYVVVYLQRKGVEIAAELINKGIAEKLDLSKFPSLNAFRVADLGCSVGPNTFLAIQNIVDSMELKYKRQGLGHHLPEFQVFFNDHASNDFNQLFTTLPPERRYYATGVPGYFHDRLFPASSLHFVHCSYAAHWLSKMPKELVDKTSPAWNKGRIHYSNSTVQVRKSYEAQFFKDMQRFLNARAQEILHGGMLALVLPICPNGTLHSKVFINKAVELLGLCLLDMAERGIISEDQIDSFKF, from the exons ATGGGAAATTTGTGCGgtgtattatttgtttgtttgacaTACGTAGTTGTGTATTTGCAGAGAAAAGGAGTCGAGATCGCTGCAGAATTGATCAACAAAGGAATTGCTGAGAAGCTTGATCTGAGCAAGTTTCCTTCATTAAACGCCTTTCGAGTGGCCGATTTGGGTTGCTCAGTTGGACCGAACACATTCCTTGCCATCCAAAACATAGTTGATTCCATGGAGCTTAAGTATAAACGCCAAGGACTCGGTCATCATCTTCCTGAGTTCCAAGTCTTCTTTAACGATCATGCCTCCAATGATTTCAACCAGCTTTTCACTACGCTTCCTCCGGAAAGGAGATACTATGCGACAGGTGTGCCGGGTTATTTCCATGATCGGTTATTTCCGGCTTCTTCTCTGCATTTTGTCCACTGTTCCTATGCTGCTCATTGGCTTTCAAAAATGCCAAAAGAGCTGGTGGACAAGACCTCTCCTGCTTGGAACAAAGGGAGGATTCACTACTCGAACTCCACGGTCCAAGTTCGAAAATCTTATGAGGCTCAGTTTTTCAAGGATATGCAGAGGTTTCTAAATGCTAGAGCTCAAGAGATTTTGCATGGGGGTATGTTGGCTCTTGTTCTTCCTATTTGCCCTAATGGAACCCTTCATTCTAAAGTTTTTATCAACAAGGCAGTTGAACTTCTTGGACTTTGCCTCTTGGACATGGCCGAAAGg GGCATTATAAGTGAAGACCAAATAGACAGTTTTAAGTTTTAA